GCAGCCCTGCGGGCATCAGCTGCGGCGCGACCTGTGCCAAGGCGTTCCCGGCCGGGACCCAGGTCACCCTGACCGCCGCCCCGGCGGCGGGGTCGACGTTCACCGGCTGGTCGGGTGGCGGGTGCTCGGGCACGTCCACCTGCGTGGTCACGATGACCGGTGACACCTCGGTCACCGCGACCTTCACCCCGACGACGCACACGCTGACCGTGACGCGGTCGGGCACCGGGAGCGGCGCGGTGTCCAGCAGCCCGGCCGGCATCTCCTGCGGGTCGACCTGCAAGGCGACGTACCCCTCGGGCGCGAGCGTCACCCTCACCGCCGCTCCCGGGGCGGGCTCGGTGTTCACCGGCTGGGGCGGGGCGTGCTCGGGGACCGCGAAGACCTGCGTGCTCACGATGGGCGTGGACCGCTCGGTGACCGCCGGGTTCGCCAAGAGCAACCAGCCCCCGGTCGCCAAGAACGACGGCCCCTACGTGATCGCCCCCGGTGGGGTTCTGTGCGTCGGTCGCCTGGTCTCGGGATGCACCAAGCATGTCACCAACGGCGTGCTGGCCAACGACCGGGATCCCGACGGCACGCTCAAGAGCGCCAAGGTCGACTCGATCAGCTTCGCCGCCGCCGAGTACACCTGGTACGCCAACGGGTCGTTCGTCTACCGCGCGGGTGCAGGCACCTCCAAGGTCCTGACCAAGACGATCACCTACCACGCGGTGGACAACCTGGGTGCCTCGTCGAACAAGGCGACGGTGACGATCAAGATCGGCCCGATCGGCGTGCGTGACCGCGCCTCGGTGACAGGTGGCCGCACGCTGACCGTCGGGGCCCCCAAGGGCGCGCCGGGGGTGGGCGTGCTGGCCAACGACCTGCTCATCCCCGGCACGAGCTGGACCAAGGCGGTGCTGATCTCCACCACGATCCCCGACGGTCAGCTCGTCTGGCGGGCCAACGGCTCGTTCACGTTCAGCCCCCGCAAGGTCAAGAGCAACCTGACCCGCACGATCGTCTACCAGGGCGTCGACTCGGCCGGGCACCGCACGCAGCGGACCACGGTCACCCTCAGCGTCCTCCACTGAGGACGACCGAGCCCCGCACCGGTCGGACCGGTGCGGGGCTCGGAAGGGTCGGAACCTCAGGTCAGAACGCGCTCTCCGGCACGTCCATCAGCGAGGTGTCCATCGCCTCGGCGATGGCGCGCTCCGCGGTGAGCTTGGGCAGCACGTTGCGCGCGAAGAACTGCGCGGCGGCGACCTTGCCCTCGTAGAAGTCGCGGTCGGCGTCCTTGACGTCGCCGCCGAGCTTCTCCAGCGCGACCTCGGCCTGACGCAGCAGCAGCCACGAGCAGACGATGTCGCCCAGCACCATCAGCAGGCGGGTGGTGTTGAGGCCCACCTTGTAGATGTTGCGGATGTCGCCGTTCTCGCTGGACTCGTCGGCCGACATCAGGTCGCCGATCATCTTGGCCACGATCGCGTTGCCGTCCTCGAGCGCCGTGGCCAGCAGGCCGCGCTCGATCTTGAGGCGACCGTTGCCGGCCTCGCTCTTGACGAACTGCTCGATCTCGCCGGCCAGGTGGCCGAGCGCCTGGGCCTGGTCCTTCACGATCTTGCGGAAGAAGAAGTCCTGCCCCTGGATCGCCGTGGTGCCCTCGTAGAGGGTGTCGATCTTGGCGTCGCGGACGTACTGCTCGATCGGGTACTCCTGCAGGAAGCCGGAGCCACCGAAGGTCTGCAGGGACTCGGTGCCCAGGAGCACCCACGAGCGCTCGGAGCCGTAGCCCTTGACGATCGGGAGCAGCAGGTCGTTGACCCGCTCGGCGAGCTCGTCGCGCTCGCCGTTGTGCTCGGCGATCATCACCTGGTCCTGCCACGTGGCGGTGTAGAGCACCAGCGCCCGCAGGGCCTCGGAGTACGCCTTCTGCGTCATCAGCGACCGGCGTACGTCGGGGTGGTGGGTGATCGTCACGCGCGGGGCCGTCTTGTCGGCGGCCTGGGCCAGGTCGGGACCCTGGACGCGGCCCTTGGCGAAGTCGAGGGCGTTGAGGTAGCCGGTCGACAGGGTCGCGATGGCCTTGGTGCCGACCATCATGCGGGCGTTCTCGATGACCTGGAACATCTGCGCGATGCCGTCGTGGACCTCGCCGAGCAGCCAGCCCTTGGCGGGCTCGCCGCCACCGACACCCGGGTCGCCGAAGGTGACCTCGCAGGTGTTGGACACCTTGATGCCCATCTTCTTCTCGACGTTGGTGACGTAGGCGCCGTTGCGCTCGCCCAGCTCGCCGGTCTCCACGTCGAAGTGGAACTTCGGCACGATGAACAGCGACAGGCCCTTGGTGCCGGGACCGCCGGCGCCCTCGACACCGACCGGGCGGGCCAGCACGAGGTGGATGACGTTGTCGCTCAGGTCGCTCTCGGCCGAGGTGATGAAGCGCTTGACGCCCTCGATGTTCCAGGTGCCGTCGTCGTTGGGGGTGGCCTTGGTGCGGCCCGCCCCGACGTCGGAGCCCGCGTCGGGCTCGGTGAGCACCATCGTGGCGACCCAGCCCTTGTCGACCATGAGCTGGGCGATCTTGTGGTCGCGCTCGTTGCCGTTGCGCTCCACGACACCGGCGAACATCGGGCCGGCGCCGTACATCCACAGGGCGGGGTTGGCGCCGAGCACCATCTCGCCCATGGCCCAGTTGATCGAGGAGGGGGCGGGGGTGCCACCCAGGCTGGCCAGGGTGCCCAGGCGCCAGTACTCGGCGTCCATCCAGGCCTGGTAGCTCTTCTTGAACGACTCGGGGAGGTCGGCCTTGCCGGTCGCGGGGTCGAACTTCGGCGGGTTGCGGTCGGCGTCCTCGAAGGACTCCGCCAGCTCGCCGCGGGACATGCGGTCGACCTCGGCGAGGATCGATCGGGCGGTGTCGAGGTCGATCTCCTCGAACGGGCCGGTGCCGAGGACGTCCTGACGGTTCAGCACCTCGAAGAGGTTGAACTCGATGTCCCGCATGTTGCTCTTGTAGTGGCTCACTCAGAACCCCTTCGTCGTGTCGTGCCACCGAGGGCCGGCAGCGCTGGAACCGCGGTTACTCGTCAGTGTTACCAGTGAGTAACGTCCATTATGCGAGGCGGTCACGCCCGAGGCAACAACTTCCCGCAGTTCTTGACCTCGCCCGGTGCCGGACGTGTCGTACGTCGCAGGTCGGGGGCCCGGCTCGGGCCGCGTCGAGGCCCCTGGGCCTCCCGAGGACCCCCGACAACAGCGACGCGCCCCCGCGCCGAGGGCGCGGGGGCACGGAATGCGTGCGTGAGCAGGACTTACTTGAAGGCGTCCTTGACCTTCTCGCCGGCCTGCTTGAGGTCGGACTTGGTCTGGTCCTTCTCGCCCTTGGCCTTCATCTCGTCGTCACCGGTGGCGTTGCCGACGCCCTCCTTGACCTTGCCCTTGGCGTCGTCAAGCTTGTTCTCGATCTTGTCGCTGGTGCTCATGCGGTCTCCTCTGGTGTCGGTGTTCCTGACACCAGTCCTTTACCCGGGGAAGGGTCCGCGAACCGCGTCGTGAGCCAGGTCTCATTGCCTCCGTGACCGGGCTCGGATGACAGACTGTGCGCCGTGCGAGTCTCCGCGAAGTCCGACTATGCGCTCAGGGCCCTCATCGAGCTGGGCCTGCGCGCGCAGGGTGAGAACCCCCGCGAGCCGGTGAGCGCCGACGAGCTGGGGCGGCTGCAGGAGATCCCGGCGGGCTTCCTCCAGGCGATCCTGGCCGACCTGAGGCGTGCGGGGGTCGTGGCAAGCCAGCGCGGCCAGTCCGGCGGCTGGCGACTGGCTCGGCCCGCCGACCAGGTCAGCGTGGCCGACGTGATCCGTGCCGTCGACGGTCCGCTGGTCAGCGTGCACGGCGAGCGCCCGGAGGCCGTGCACTACAACGACACCGCCGACTCGCTCCAGCTGGTGTGGATCGCGGCCCGCAGCAGCCTGCGGGAGGTGTGCGAGGAGGTCACCATCCAGGACCTCGCCGACCGCTCCCTGCCCGAGTCGGTCACCGCCCGCGTCGACGACGACGCCTGGCAGCCCCACTGACCGGGGGCCGAGAGCCCCTCCCGCAGAACGAGAACACGTTCTACCATCACGGGCATGCCCGACCTGCCTGACCAGATCATCTGGAACGCCCCTGACGGCGACCACCCGGCCCGCCGTGCCTCCCAGCGCTCCTACGCCGCCGTGATCGCCAAGGACAAGGACACCTGGCTCACCCTGTTCGCGCCGGACGCGGTCCTCGAGGACCCGGTCGGACCGTCCTTCTTCGACCCCGAGGGGCAGGGCCACCGCGGTCTCGAGGCCATCTCGGCCTTCTGGGACCTGGCCATCGCGCCGATCAAGGAGTTCACCTTCACGATCAAGGACTCCTTCGCCGGCGGCAACAGCTGCGCCAACGTCGGCACCTTCAGCACGCTGATGGAGGACGGCACCCGCGCCGACACCGAGCTGGTCGCGGTCTACCGCCTCGACGAGGAGGGCCGGATCCGCTCCATGTGCGCGCACTGGGAGGTCGAGCGCACGATGGCGACCCTCCGCAAGGACTAGGTCGAGGCCTCCACGACGCGCACGCGGTCGGCGCCCGCACCCTCCATGTCGGGGAGCGTGCGGGCCAGCTCGCGGGGGGCGACCAGCCGGGCCCGGGCGAACCCCGCGCCGCGCAACGCCGACTCCGCCTCGGCCTCGTCGGCGAAGTGCAGGTGGACCTGACCGCGGACGAAGGCGCCCAGCCCGGCGATGAAGGCCCGGTCGACCAGGCCGGTGCGCGAGGCGACGTGCAGGTCGGAGTAGTAGCGACCGGTCGGGAAGGCGGACAGCTCGCGGGCCGTCCGCCGCCACAGGCCGAGCACCGCCTCGCGCGGGAAGTAGTTGAGCAGTCCCTCGGTGACCACGGCCGTGCCCCGGGAGGGGTCGAGCAGCGACGACGGCCCGGAGAAGACCGCGGCGAACGCCTCGTCGTCCAGGACGTCCGCGCTCGTCGCCCGATGGCGGCCGGGGTCCACGCCCTTGCCGCGCAGGACCTCCGCCTTGCGGGTCGCCATGGCCGGCAGGTCCACCTCGACGTAGGTCAGCCCGGGGTGGCGCCGGGTGAGCTCCAGGCCCCGGGGGGAGAGCCCGGCGGCGAGCTCGACGACCTGGCCGACCTCGCCCGAGGCGATCGCCTCCTCGAGGAGGTGGTCGAGGATCCGGTGACGCGCGAGCAGGAAGTGCTCCAGGGTGGGCCCGCCCAACCGGTCCAGGGGGGCGAGGAGCCCCTGGCCCGCGGTGAAGAGCAGGCGTCCGGGACCCGTGGCCAGGTCGGGGTCGCCCAGGCCGTGCCGCGCCCAGACGAAGCCCGTGTAGTGCGCGGTCGGCGAGATCGCGCTGCTGCCCCCGGAGAACCACTGCCTGACCCAGCTCACCGGGTCAGTGTGGCAGTCCGGCGCCCGTGGTGCGCCGGGACGTGACGAGGGCCCTCCCCGGAGGAAGGGCCCTCATCTGCCGTTCACCGCCTCAGCGGTGGGGACGGCTCGGTGCCACTCAGTGGCTGTGCTTGCCCCGGGCGACGACCGGGACGAACCCGATGCCGAGACCCAGGACAGCCATCGCCGCACCGAGCAGGATCAGCAGCGAGCTCGGGACGGCCGGGCCGTCACCGCCACCCGGGAGGCCGGCGTCGACCGCGGTCGGCGCCACTGCCGGGTTGCTCGTGGCCGAGGTCGGCAGCACCGTCGGCGTCGTCGACTTGGTCGGCTTCTTGACCGGCTCGGTCGGGTTGCTCGTGGCCGAGGTCGGAGCGACCTGGACGCACTCGCCCTCCTCCACGATGCCGTTGTCGTTGAGGTCGGCCCACTCGAACCCGTCCGGGCAGGTGAAGACCGACGGCGGCGGCGAGCTCGCGGTGCTGGAGGACGGGGCGATCTCGACGCACTCGCCCTCCTCGACGACGCCGTTCTCGTTGGTGTCGATCCACTCGGTGCCGTCGGGGCAGGTGTACGGCGGGGGCGGGGAGCTCGCGGTGCTGGAGGACGGGGCGATCTCGACGCACTCGCCCTCCTCGACGACGCCGTTCTCGTTGGTGTCGACCCAGTCGGTGCCCTCGGGGCAGGTGTACGGCGGGGGCGGGGAGCTCGCGGTGCTGGAGGACGGGGCGATCTCGACGCACTCGCCCTCCTCGACGACGCCGTTCTCGTTGGTGTCGACCCAGTCGGTGCCCTCGGGGCAGGTGTACGGCGGGGGCGTGGTCGTGCTCGGCGGGGTGTCGCACGAGTCGACCCAGAACACCTTGTACTTGGTGTCGGCGCCCTGGCTGTGCTGGTTGCGCGTCGTGAGC
This genomic window from Nocardioides marmoribigeumensis contains:
- a CDS encoding acyl-CoA dehydrogenase: MSHYKSNMRDIEFNLFEVLNRQDVLGTGPFEEIDLDTARSILAEVDRMSRGELAESFEDADRNPPKFDPATGKADLPESFKKSYQAWMDAEYWRLGTLASLGGTPAPSSINWAMGEMVLGANPALWMYGAGPMFAGVVERNGNERDHKIAQLMVDKGWVATMVLTEPDAGSDVGAGRTKATPNDDGTWNIEGVKRFITSAESDLSDNVIHLVLARPVGVEGAGGPGTKGLSLFIVPKFHFDVETGELGERNGAYVTNVEKKMGIKVSNTCEVTFGDPGVGGGEPAKGWLLGEVHDGIAQMFQVIENARMMVGTKAIATLSTGYLNALDFAKGRVQGPDLAQAADKTAPRVTITHHPDVRRSLMTQKAYSEALRALVLYTATWQDQVMIAEHNGERDELAERVNDLLLPIVKGYGSERSWVLLGTESLQTFGGSGFLQEYPIEQYVRDAKIDTLYEGTTAIQGQDFFFRKIVKDQAQALGHLAGEIEQFVKSEAGNGRLKIERGLLATALEDGNAIVAKMIGDLMSADESSENGDIRNIYKVGLNTTRLLMVLGDIVCSWLLLRQAEVALEKLGGDVKDADRDFYEGKVAAAQFFARNVLPKLTAERAIAEAMDTSLMDVPESAF
- a CDS encoding CsbD family protein, encoding MSTSDKIENKLDDAKGKVKEGVGNATGDDEMKAKGEKDQTKSDLKQAGEKVKDAFK
- a CDS encoding RrF2 family transcriptional regulator encodes the protein MRVSAKSDYALRALIELGLRAQGENPREPVSADELGRLQEIPAGFLQAILADLRRAGVVASQRGQSGGWRLARPADQVSVADVIRAVDGPLVSVHGERPEAVHYNDTADSLQLVWIAARSSLREVCEEVTIQDLADRSLPESVTARVDDDAWQPH
- a CDS encoding nuclear transport factor 2 family protein, with amino-acid sequence MPDLPDQIIWNAPDGDHPARRASQRSYAAVIAKDKDTWLTLFAPDAVLEDPVGPSFFDPEGQGHRGLEAISAFWDLAIAPIKEFTFTIKDSFAGGNSCANVGTFSTLMEDGTRADTELVAVYRLDEEGRIRSMCAHWEVERTMATLRKD
- a CDS encoding class I SAM-dependent methyltransferase, which encodes MSWVRQWFSGGSSAISPTAHYTGFVWARHGLGDPDLATGPGRLLFTAGQGLLAPLDRLGGPTLEHFLLARHRILDHLLEEAIASGEVGQVVELAAGLSPRGLELTRRHPGLTYVEVDLPAMATRKAEVLRGKGVDPGRHRATSADVLDDEAFAAVFSGPSSLLDPSRGTAVVTEGLLNYFPREAVLGLWRRTARELSAFPTGRYYSDLHVASRTGLVDRAFIAGLGAFVRGQVHLHFADEAEAESALRGAGFARARLVAPRELARTLPDMEGAGADRVRVVEAST